Proteins encoded in a region of the Acidobacteriota bacterium genome:
- a CDS encoding FixH family protein, translated as MKKTTVFLIIAAFAVFAAACGGSSSGGDAAAGGKTVKSGPAGNNLTATLASKDGVLRKGKQDFTLTFTDAGGKPVDVGSVSLNFHMPAMGTMAVMNNPATFTTTSTPGVYAGKTDLEMGGEWQAQIKYEGPAGSGTANLPIVAQ; from the coding sequence ATGAAGAAGACAACTGTATTTTTGATCATCGCGGCGTTTGCCGTGTTTGCGGCCGCCTGCGGCGGTTCATCGAGCGGCGGAGATGCGGCCGCGGGCGGCAAGACCGTTAAGAGCGGCCCGGCCGGCAACAACCTGACCGCGACGCTCGCCAGCAAGGACGGCGTGCTCCGCAAGGGCAAGCAGGACTTTACGCTGACGTTTACTGATGCCGGCGGCAAGCCGGTCGATGTCGGCTCGGTCTCGCTTAACTTCCACATGCCGGCGATGGGCACAATGGCCGTTATGAACAACCCGGCGACCTTTACGACGACCTCGACGCCCGGCGTTTATGCCGGCAAGACCGATCTTGAAATGGGCGGCGAATGGCAGGCACAGATCAAGTATGAAGGCCCGGCCGGAAGCGGCACGGCAAACTTGCCGATAGTCGCACAGTAA
- the def gene encoding peptide deformylase, translating to MAIRKITEYPEAVLGQMGKPVEKFDAELEALCEDMFETMYAAEGVGLAAPQIGLNLRLFVMDCDGIKLIAANPEIVHTEGEQTGQEGCLSVGKVPAVVTRPMKARLRAQDTKGEWFESEAEGYAARAFLHETDHCNGKLFIDHLPKMRRDMVVKRFRKEQSWR from the coding sequence ATGGCAATACGCAAGATAACTGAATATCCCGAGGCCGTTCTCGGGCAGATGGGAAAGCCCGTCGAGAAATTTGATGCCGAGCTCGAAGCGCTCTGCGAGGATATGTTCGAGACGATGTACGCGGCCGAAGGCGTCGGGCTCGCCGCTCCGCAGATCGGGCTCAACCTCCGGCTTTTTGTGATGGACTGCGACGGTATAAAGCTGATCGCGGCCAATCCGGAGATCGTTCACACCGAGGGCGAACAGACCGGACAGGAAGGCTGCCTTTCGGTCGGCAAAGTGCCGGCGGTCGTTACGCGGCCGATGAAGGCACGGCTCCGGGCACAGGACACGAAGGGCGAGTGGTTTGAAAGCGAGGCCGAAGGCTACGCCGCCCGTGCATTTCTCCACGAGACCGACCACTGCAACGGCAAGCTATTCATCGACCACCTTCCGAAAATGCGTCGCGACATGGTCGTAAAGCGTTTCCGCAAAGAACAAAGCTGGCGTTAG
- a CDS encoding efflux RND transporter permease subunit — translation MINWLIEWSIKNRVIVIALYLALAGAGFYALLNTPIDAIPDVSDNQVIVFTDWPGRSPQEVEDQVTYPLVSNLQGLPGVRTVRASSAFSFSMINIIFEDDVELYWARTRILERLNLVAAQLPAGVTPTLGPDASGLGQVFWYTLESDKHNLQELRTLQDWFVRYQLNSVDGISEVATVGGYVRQYQVDIDPNKLRAYNIPLSRVLEAVETANSNVGGNVVEQAGEWAVVRGVGLVESVEDVETVVVGSQNGTPIYVRDLGEVKIGNAFRTGALDKNGKEAVGGVVIMRYGVSALVAIDNVKKKIEEIKLGLPEGVTIEPFYDRTELINRTADTLKGALIEELILVTLVNLFFLAHFRSSFIVTIPLPLAALASFLFMYLFGITSNIMSLAGIAIAISDLVDAGIVVTENAYRALEKEGVDFTDRKRVWEIVTDATKMVGRPIFASMAIIIVAFAPVFALTGQEGKLFHPLAFTKSFAMIAAAVMAITLVPVLCGLMLRGKLRPEEWNPIMRFLRAIYQPVLLAALKHRLTTIAIALVLFAGAMFLTTQIGSEFMPPLNEGDLMYMPVTDPGISLNEATRLLSKQDQIIASFPEVRWAVGKAGRAESSTDPAPINMNETVVHLKPESEWRPGMTREKLITEMDAALRMPGVTNIWTQPIINRIEMLATGIRSQIGIKVYGNDLDTIERTGQEIAAVLRDVPGAADVYPEQIGGAPYIDIEINRPAAARYGIEVATIQHVIERGIGETNLTTTIEGRNRFPIRVRYGEEYRSSPEAIGRIPVLSPSGEAIPLSLLAEIRSVEGPAMIQSENGLLRGTVLLNVRGRDLGGFVAEADKVVRERVQLPTGYYFNWSGQYENQVRARERLIIVIPIVILIIFGTLYLTYNSFLEAAHVMLAVPFALTGGFYLLWMLQYNFSVAVWVGFIALFGAAVQTGVVMVVYLEEAVRRKTEELGQLDRETLMEAVIEGALLRLRPKVMTVATIIFGLLPIMWSTGAGSEVMRPLATPVFGGMVSSLLHVLIVTPVIFYWLRVFQLKREGERDATA, via the coding sequence ATGATCAATTGGCTGATCGAGTGGTCCATTAAGAATCGCGTTATCGTGATCGCCCTTTACCTGGCACTTGCGGGGGCGGGCTTCTATGCGCTGCTCAACACGCCGATCGATGCCATTCCCGATGTTTCCGATAACCAGGTCATCGTCTTTACGGACTGGCCCGGCCGCTCGCCGCAGGAGGTGGAAGACCAGGTAACCTATCCGCTGGTCTCCAATCTGCAGGGGCTGCCGGGCGTCCGGACCGTAAGGGCGAGTTCGGCGTTTAGCTTCTCGATGATCAACATCATCTTCGAGGACGATGTTGAGCTTTACTGGGCGCGGACGCGCATTCTTGAAAGGCTCAATCTGGTCGCCGCGCAGCTTCCCGCCGGAGTTACGCCGACGCTCGGGCCGGACGCTAGCGGGCTTGGACAGGTCTTTTGGTACACGCTTGAATCAGACAAGCACAACCTGCAGGAACTCCGGACCCTGCAGGATTGGTTCGTCCGCTATCAGCTCAACTCGGTCGACGGCATCTCGGAGGTCGCGACAGTCGGCGGTTACGTCCGGCAATATCAGGTCGATATCGATCCGAATAAACTTCGGGCATACAATATTCCGCTTTCGCGGGTACTCGAGGCGGTTGAGACAGCGAACTCGAACGTCGGCGGCAACGTCGTCGAGCAGGCCGGCGAATGGGCGGTCGTCCGCGGCGTCGGGTTGGTCGAATCGGTCGAGGATGTTGAAACGGTCGTCGTCGGCTCACAGAACGGCACGCCGATCTACGTTCGCGACCTCGGCGAGGTGAAGATCGGCAATGCCTTTCGCACCGGCGCGCTCGACAAGAACGGCAAAGAGGCCGTCGGTGGCGTGGTCATCATGCGGTATGGGGTTAGTGCTCTTGTCGCGATCGACAACGTCAAGAAAAAGATCGAGGAGATAAAACTTGGGCTGCCCGAAGGCGTAACCATCGAGCCCTTTTACGACCGAACGGAACTCATCAACCGGACGGCCGATACGCTCAAGGGCGCGCTCATCGAAGAACTTATCCTTGTAACGCTCGTCAACCTGTTCTTCCTCGCGCATTTCCGCTCGAGCTTTATCGTAACGATACCGCTTCCGCTCGCAGCACTCGCTTCGTTCCTTTTCATGTATCTGTTCGGCATTACGTCGAACATAATGTCGCTCGCCGGCATTGCCATTGCGATCTCGGACCTCGTCGACGCCGGGATCGTCGTTACCGAAAATGCCTATCGGGCGTTGGAGAAAGAGGGCGTCGATTTCACCGACCGCAAACGCGTCTGGGAGATCGTCACCGACGCGACGAAGATGGTCGGACGGCCGATCTTTGCCTCGATGGCGATCATTATCGTGGCCTTTGCACCTGTCTTTGCCCTGACGGGTCAGGAGGGCAAACTCTTTCATCCGCTTGCGTTTACAAAGTCGTTTGCGATGATCGCGGCGGCCGTAATGGCGATCACGCTGGTGCCGGTGCTGTGCGGCCTTATGCTCCGCGGAAAGCTCCGGCCCGAGGAGTGGAACCCGATAATGCGGTTCCTGCGGGCGATCTATCAGCCCGTTTTGCTTGCTGCGTTGAAGCATCGCCTAACGACGATCGCCATCGCACTCGTTCTTTTTGCGGGAGCTATGTTCCTTACCACGCAGATCGGCAGCGAATTTATGCCGCCGCTCAATGAAGGCGACCTGATGTATATGCCGGTGACGGACCCCGGCATCTCGCTCAATGAAGCGACGCGGCTGCTCAGCAAACAGGACCAAATCATTGCTTCATTTCCGGAGGTGAGATGGGCGGTCGGAAAGGCCGGACGGGCCGAGAGCTCGACCGACCCGGCGCCGATAAACATGAATGAAACGGTCGTCCACCTCAAGCCCGAGAGCGAATGGCGGCCGGGGATGACCCGCGAAAAGCTGATCACCGAGATGGACGCCGCACTGCGGATGCCGGGCGTTACGAACATCTGGACCCAGCCGATCATCAACCGAATCGAGATGCTCGCGACCGGCATCCGCTCGCAGATCGGCATCAAGGTCTACGGCAATGACCTCGACACAATCGAACGGACCGGGCAGGAGATCGCCGCCGTGCTCCGCGATGTTCCCGGGGCGGCGGATGTTTATCCCGAGCAGATCGGCGGCGCTCCGTATATTGATATCGAGATCAACCGGCCAGCCGCGGCACGCTACGGCATCGAGGTCGCGACCATTCAGCATGTGATCGAACGCGGCATCGGCGAAACGAACCTGACGACAACCATCGAAGGGCGAAACCGCTTCCCGATCCGCGTCCGCTACGGCGAGGAATATCGCTCTTCGCCCGAGGCGATCGGCCGCATACCGGTGCTCTCGCCGAGCGGCGAAGCAATACCTCTCTCGCTTCTAGCCGAGATCAGATCGGTCGAAGGGCCGGCGATGATCCAGAGTGAGAACGGGCTTCTACGCGGGACCGTGCTGCTCAACGTCCGCGGTCGCGATCTCGGTGGCTTCGTCGCCGAAGCAGACAAGGTTGTCCGCGAACGCGTCCAATTGCCGACGGGCTACTACTTTAACTGGAGCGGGCAATATGAAAACCAGGTCCGGGCTCGCGAGCGGCTGATCATAGTTATCCCGATCGTGATCCTGATAATCTTCGGGACGCTTTACCTGACGTATAACTCATTCCTCGAGGCGGCCCATGTGATGCTCGCCGTGCCGTTTGCGCTGACCGGCGGTTTCTACCTGCTCTGGATGTTGCAATACAACTTCTCAGTGGCGGTCTGGGTCGGGTTCATTGCACTATTTGGTGCGGCGGTGCAAACGGGCGTGGTGATGGTCGTTTACCTTGAGGAAGCCGTGCGGCGAAAGACCGAGGAACTCGGCCAACTCGACCGCGAAACGCTTATGGAAGCGGTCATCGAGGGAGCTCTGCTCCGCCTGCGGCCGAAGGTGATGACGGTCGCGACGATAATCTTCGGGCTTTTGCCGATCATGTGGAGCACGGGAGCGGGCTCGGAGGTGATGCGGCCGCTCGCGACGCCGGTTTTCGGCGGAATGGTCTCTAGCCTGCTGCACGTGCTGATCGTTACGCCGGTGATCTTTTATTGGCTGCGGGTATTTCAATTAAAGAGGGAGGGCGAACGCGATGCGACTGCGTGA
- a CDS encoding HlyD family efflux transporter periplasmic adaptor subunit yields MKLPKNRYLYIGGGLVLVLILGYFMFFRSDAVLVEAGSVTRGELISSIDAEGRTRYHERFVVTAPVSGKMYRIQLHEGDRVPKGYVLTRIDPAPPRPLDPSRVPEPKVFPFAYNVYVPADGILTKIFATSEGIVQAGAPIAEVSKPSQIEVVADLLSADATLVRPNMQVLISNRADDAQLKAKVRNVEPQAFTKVSSLGVEEQRVNVIADFVDPPERLGDNYRVDVRIIVWEGKDVLRVPASALFRRGEEWQVFVIEGSKARTKTIEIGHRSPSFVEIRGGLAEGEPVILHPPNSVAEGTRVSRTN; encoded by the coding sequence ATGAAGTTACCAAAGAATCGCTATCTTTATATCGGAGGCGGCCTCGTGCTCGTTCTCATTCTGGGCTATTTCATGTTCTTCCGATCCGATGCGGTCCTGGTCGAGGCCGGAAGCGTCACCCGCGGCGAGCTTATCTCATCAATTGACGCCGAGGGCCGAACCCGTTACCACGAACGGTTCGTGGTCACCGCACCGGTCTCCGGCAAGATGTACCGCATTCAGCTCCATGAGGGCGACCGTGTCCCAAAGGGCTATGTCCTGACGCGCATCGATCCGGCACCGCCGCGGCCGCTCGACCCGAGCCGGGTGCCCGAACCGAAAGTGTTCCCATTCGCCTATAACGTCTATGTGCCGGCGGACGGCATCCTGACCAAGATCTTCGCCACAAGCGAGGGCATCGTTCAGGCCGGTGCGCCGATCGCCGAGGTGAGCAAGCCATCGCAGATCGAGGTCGTCGCCGACCTTCTCTCGGCGGATGCGACGCTCGTCCGGCCCAATATGCAGGTCCTCATCTCGAACCGGGCAGACGATGCCCAACTTAAAGCAAAGGTCCGAAACGTCGAGCCGCAAGCATTTACAAAGGTCTCTTCGCTGGGCGTTGAGGAACAGCGAGTCAATGTCATCGCCGATTTTGTCGATCCGCCCGAAAGGCTCGGGGATAACTATCGCGTTGATGTCCGGATCATCGTCTGGGAAGGGAAGGACGTTCTGCGCGTGCCCGCAAGCGCTCTTTTCCGCCGCGGCGAGGAATGGCAGGTCTTTGTTATCGAGGGCTCAAAGGCAAGAACGAAGACCATTGAGATCGGCCATCGGTCGCCGTCGTTTGTCGAGATTCGCGGCGGGCTTGCCGAGGGAGAACCGGTGATCCTCCATCCGCCCAACAGCGTCGCGGAGGGAACGAGGGTCAGCCGGACAAATTAG
- a CDS encoding ABC transporter permease has protein sequence MKPLNKKMVRDLWHLRGQVLATMLVVACGVASFVAMKSTYESLVESRDNYYSHYRFADVFAGLKRAPRSAAAEIRAIPGVAEVEARVVAKVTLDLPDLPEPAQGRLVSVPETEAGHLNSLFLLRGRLLEPGDRDEVVISGAFADANRLQPGDQVSAVLNGRLRRLRVVGIALSPEYIYEIRPGDIFPDNRRFGILWMNEQAVASVFQMENAFNDVVLTLAPGAGEADVIEKLDRILEPYGGFGAYGRSDQLSHRFVANELSELQVFGTVIPVIFLGVTAFLLHLVLTRLVNVEREQIGLLKSFGYSNADIGLHYLQLAVLAIFGGIVIGIGLGWWTGRGMARLYGEFFHFPILDFSISLPVVVWSFVISIGSAAIGATAAVRDAVSLPPAEAMRPEPPANFHAGFIESTGFQQMLSTESRIAARNLARRPVKALLSAFGISLSIALLFIGFYFFDAIDRIVMVQFDLVQREDVEVGFNEPRPGRAALELAGLPGVRRVEPYRVVSARLRFASRSRRVGLIGLSSDGELRRIVNDDLRIVNLPPEGIVLGSTLAESLGVAKGDIVTVEVTEGSRPVREVAIADVPRELLGLSAYMDIRALNRLMMEGETVSGAFMSVDEDARTELYSRLKRTPAVSGVGLPKAALESFNDTMAKTMGTMTWFLIGFACVIAFGVVYNGARIALAERGRELSSLRVLGFTNREISKMLLGEQAALTLLAIPMGWFLGFVTSWLVTRVVDAEIVRLPVVISAETFIYSAGIVVIAAAVSGMIVARRIRHMDLIAVLKTRE, from the coding sequence ATGAAGCCGCTAAACAAAAAGATGGTCCGCGACCTCTGGCACCTGCGGGGCCAGGTGCTGGCGACGATGCTTGTCGTTGCCTGCGGCGTGGCGTCTTTTGTGGCGATGAAAAGCACCTACGAGTCGCTCGTCGAAAGCCGCGACAATTACTATTCGCATTACCGTTTTGCGGATGTCTTCGCCGGGCTCAAGCGAGCTCCGCGTTCGGCTGCGGCCGAGATAAGGGCGATCCCCGGCGTTGCCGAGGTCGAGGCTCGCGTCGTGGCAAAGGTTACACTCGACCTGCCCGATCTTCCCGAGCCCGCCCAAGGCCGCCTTGTCTCGGTGCCGGAAACAGAAGCCGGCCATCTCAATTCGCTCTTTCTTCTCCGCGGCCGTTTGCTCGAGCCCGGCGATCGGGACGAAGTTGTCATCAGCGGAGCCTTTGCCGATGCCAACCGGCTTCAGCCCGGCGATCAGGTCAGCGCCGTGCTCAACGGCAGGCTGCGGCGGCTGCGGGTCGTCGGCATTGCGCTTTCGCCCGAGTACATCTATGAGATCCGGCCCGGCGACATCTTTCCGGATAACCGCCGGTTCGGCATTCTCTGGATGAACGAACAAGCGGTCGCGAGCGTTTTCCAGATGGAGAATGCCTTCAATGACGTTGTCTTGACGCTCGCTCCCGGTGCCGGCGAGGCCGACGTTATCGAAAAGCTCGACCGGATCCTCGAACCATATGGAGGATTCGGCGCCTATGGCCGCAGCGACCAACTCTCGCACCGCTTTGTCGCGAATGAACTCTCTGAGCTCCAAGTCTTCGGCACCGTCATACCGGTCATCTTTCTCGGCGTGACAGCGTTTCTGCTCCACCTTGTTCTGACGCGGCTCGTTAATGTCGAGCGCGAACAGATCGGACTCCTCAAATCCTTCGGCTATTCGAACGCGGACATTGGCCTGCATTATCTTCAGCTCGCCGTTCTGGCGATCTTTGGCGGCATCGTCATCGGCATCGGGCTCGGTTGGTGGACGGGCCGTGGAATGGCAAGGCTTTACGGCGAGTTCTTTCATTTTCCGATCCTCGATTTCAGCATCTCGCTCCCGGTCGTCGTCTGGTCTTTCGTTATCAGCATCGGGTCTGCGGCCATTGGTGCTACTGCGGCCGTCCGCGATGCGGTCTCGCTCCCACCCGCCGAGGCTATGCGGCCGGAGCCGCCCGCGAACTTTCACGCCGGCTTCATCGAATCGACAGGCTTCCAGCAAATGCTCTCGACCGAGTCGCGGATCGCTGCCCGCAATCTTGCCCGCCGGCCGGTGAAGGCCCTTCTTTCTGCCTTCGGCATTTCGCTTTCGATCGCTCTGCTATTCATTGGGTTCTATTTTTTCGATGCCATCGACCGGATCGTGATGGTCCAGTTCGATCTTGTTCAGAGGGAGGACGTCGAGGTCGGTTTCAACGAGCCGCGGCCGGGCCGTGCGGCACTCGAACTTGCTGGGCTTCCAGGCGTCCGGCGGGTCGAGCCCTACCGGGTCGTTTCGGCCAGGCTTCGTTTCGCCAGCCGCTCGCGGCGCGTCGGGCTGATCGGGCTCAGCTCGGACGGAGAACTCCGCCGCATCGTCAATGACGACCTGCGGATAGTCAACCTGCCGCCCGAGGGGATCGTCCTCGGCAGCACGTTAGCCGAATCGCTCGGGGTCGCAAAGGGCGATATCGTTACGGTCGAAGTGACCGAGGGCTCGCGGCCGGTCCGCGAAGTGGCCATCGCCGATGTGCCGCGGGAGTTGCTTGGGCTGAGTGCCTATATGGACATTCGGGCCTTGAACCGATTAATGATGGAAGGCGAGACGGTCTCGGGCGCCTTCATGAGCGTAGATGAGGACGCAAGAACAGAGCTTTACTCCAGGCTCAAACGCACGCCGGCGGTCTCGGGCGTTGGCCTGCCGAAGGCCGCACTCGAAAGTTTCAACGATACTATGGCAAAGACGATGGGCACAATGACGTGGTTCCTGATCGGCTTTGCTTGTGTCATCGCATTCGGCGTTGTCTATAACGGAGCCCGCATCGCACTCGCCGAACGCGGCCGCGAACTATCGTCGCTGCGGGTGCTTGGGTTCACAAATCGCGAGATATCCAAAATGCTTCTCGGGGAACAGGCCGCGCTGACGCTGCTTGCGATCCCGATGGGTTGGTTTCTGGGTTTCGTGACTTCGTGGCTGGTCACGAGGGTCGTCGATGCTGAGATCGTCCGGTTGCCGGTCGTCATTTCGGCAGAGACGTTCATCTACTCGGCCGGCATCGTCGTCATCGCAGCCGCCGTCTCAGGAATGATCGTTGCAAGAAGGATCAGGCATATGGACCTGATCGCTGTGCTTAAAACGCGGGAGTAA
- a CDS encoding ABC transporter ATP-binding protein, whose protein sequence is MKEQRQRSGANASDAAANTALDAVFQIRGVTKVYHMGEVEVHALKGVDLELYRGELVVLLGASGSGKSTLLNIIGGLDTPTEGTVVYQDHILTSADESELTRFRREHVGFVFQFYNLIPSLTALENVQLITEIAESPISAEEALEMVGLSERIDHFPAQLSGGEQQRVAIARAVAKQPDVLLCDEPTGALDVTTGKLVLKVIEKVNRELGTTTAIITHNAAIAAMADRVIHIGSGRITEIIRNAEKISPDSMVW, encoded by the coding sequence ATGAAGGAACAGCGACAACGATCAGGGGCAAATGCGAGCGATGCGGCCGCGAACACGGCTCTCGATGCCGTATTTCAGATCCGCGGGGTGACGAAGGTCTATCACATGGGCGAGGTCGAGGTCCACGCCTTGAAGGGCGTCGATCTTGAGCTTTACCGTGGCGAGTTGGTCGTTCTCCTCGGTGCCTCGGGAAGCGGAAAATCGACCCTGCTCAACATCATCGGCGGGCTCGATACGCCGACCGAAGGCACGGTGGTTTACCAGGACCACATCCTAACCTCGGCCGATGAATCTGAGCTTACGCGCTTTCGCCGGGAGCACGTCGGCTTTGTCTTTCAGTTCTATAACCTCATCCCGAGCCTGACCGCGCTCGAGAACGTCCAGTTGATAACCGAGATCGCCGAAAGCCCGATCTCGGCCGAAGAGGCGCTCGAAATGGTCGGGCTCTCTGAGCGGATCGATCATTTTCCGGCACAGCTTTCCGGCGGCGAGCAGCAGCGTGTGGCTATCGCCCGTGCCGTTGCCAAGCAGCCCGATGTTCTGCTTTGCGATGAGCCAACGGGGGCTCTGGATGTGACGACCGGGAAGCTTGTTCTCAAGGTGATCGAGAAGGTGAACCGGGAACTCGGAACGACGACCGCGATCATCACACACAATGCGGCGATCGCGGCGATGGCCGACCGCGTTATCCACATCGGTAGCGGACGGATCACCGAGATCATTCGTAATGCCGAAAAGATAAGTCCCGATTCTATGGTCTGGTAG
- a CDS encoding TolC family protein, which yields MRLRDRFSALTLIAAGGLGFVFLFAAGISAQVVIDPPRSVSVQKYLDPQGGMTADEAVRRAIDGNQELAAMRKEVEAGEQLLRQAGLRANPSLELGGERQIAGMDKSYMVQGGIPLELGGRRAARKRIAESELEIRRLAAAESERQLAGEVRTKFGEALAAILKLRFTEEMLVAAERNFDLVAAQVEEGRRAPLERNIEAVELNRIRAMREEAEAAAEIALLDLRNLMGLTPDAPMRLRGTLDVAPDALPLQADAVAAALIRRTDLAGARAVEQLAAARGAQARAEGRVDADLMLGYQRMEAGFPFRAFDSEGMLMPIENRMNFFTFGVRLNLPVFDRKQGMIAAAKLEEEAAGKRREFGELVVRREVAAAYVKFNRSVRAEQIYRVGVREQAAENLEVVRQMYELGARDLLEYIGELRRYIEVESGYIDAQREAYMARIELLRATNSEELTGK from the coding sequence ATGCGACTGCGTGATCGATTTTCCGCCCTGACCCTGATCGCCGCCGGCGGACTCGGTTTCGTGTTTCTCTTTGCGGCAGGCATTTCGGCTCAAGTGGTGATCGATCCACCGCGGTCGGTCTCGGTCCAAAAGTACCTCGACCCGCAGGGCGGAATGACCGCCGATGAAGCGGTCCGCCGAGCGATCGATGGCAATCAGGAACTTGCGGCAATGCGGAAAGAGGTCGAAGCCGGCGAGCAACTCCTGAGGCAAGCGGGTTTGCGTGCAAACCCGAGCCTTGAACTCGGCGGCGAGCGGCAGATCGCCGGCATGGATAAAAGCTATATGGTCCAGGGCGGCATTCCGCTCGAGCTCGGCGGCCGCCGGGCGGCACGCAAGCGGATAGCCGAAAGCGAACTTGAGATCCGCCGGCTTGCCGCGGCCGAAAGCGAACGGCAGCTTGCCGGCGAGGTGCGGACGAAATTTGGCGAGGCACTTGCGGCGATACTCAAGCTGCGATTTACCGAGGAAATGCTCGTCGCGGCCGAGCGGAACTTTGACCTCGTCGCCGCACAGGTCGAAGAAGGCCGAAGGGCTCCGCTCGAGCGGAACATCGAAGCGGTCGAGCTTAACCGTATCCGTGCGATGCGCGAAGAGGCAGAAGCCGCGGCCGAGATCGCCCTGCTCGATCTGCGAAACCTGATGGGCCTTACGCCCGACGCGCCGATGCGGCTCCGCGGCACGCTCGATGTTGCCCCGGACGCACTTCCTTTGCAGGCAGATGCCGTAGCCGCGGCTCTCATCCGCCGGACGGACCTCGCCGGAGCACGTGCGGTTGAGCAACTCGCGGCCGCACGCGGTGCACAAGCCCGTGCCGAGGGCCGCGTCGATGCCGACCTGATGCTCGGCTATCAGCGGATGGAAGCCGGCTTCCCTTTTCGTGCCTTCGATAGCGAAGGAATGCTGATGCCGATCGAGAACCGGATGAATTTCTTCACATTCGGTGTGCGGCTAAATCTTCCGGTTTTTGACCGGAAGCAGGGAATGATCGCGGCGGCAAAGCTTGAAGAAGAGGCGGCAGGAAAGCGGCGGGAGTTTGGCGAACTGGTCGTCCGGCGTGAGGTCGCCGCGGCGTATGTGAAGTTTAACCGGTCGGTCCGGGCCGAGCAGATCTATCGCGTCGGCGTTCGCGAGCAGGCTGCCGAGAACCTCGAGGTCGTAAGGCAGATGTACGAGCTTGGCGCTCGAGACTTGCTCGAATATATCGGCGAGCTACGGCGGTATATTGAGGTGGAAAGCGGATATATCGACGCCCAACGAGAGGCATATATGGCACGGATCGAGCTGCTGCGAGCAACAAATTCTGAGGAGTTGACGGGCAAATGA
- a CDS encoding DUF5335 family protein: protein MTKAAQKHEWADFLKFFSEKFEGRPTRLGVFENGNDYWLESGLPFVGADIDTKDERPAVQLMVGDMTRSIEDVKAIQFKFSESGEEDGLDVTSANGRTTILRFEKAG from the coding sequence ATGACAAAAGCAGCACAAAAACACGAATGGGCAGATTTTTTGAAGTTTTTTAGTGAGAAGTTTGAAGGGCGGCCGACGCGGCTCGGCGTTTTCGAGAACGGAAATGACTACTGGCTCGAGTCCGGCCTGCCTTTTGTCGGTGCCGATATTGACACCAAGGACGAGAGGCCGGCTGTCCAGTTGATGGTCGGCGACATGACCCGCAGCATCGAGGACGTCAAGGCGATCCAATTCAAATTCTCAGAGTCGGGCGAGGAAGACGGGCTCGATGTGACCTCGGCAAACGGCCGGACGACCATCCTTCGGTTTGAGAAAGCCGGATAA